aaaattgccTCATTTAATGCTGTCGATTTTCATAGAAACAATACTTTTTACAGATTTAATCAAAAGCTTATTTGTGTTTCTAAAAGcatgttttcaaaaaacaaattttgaaatcgatattttattcaaaacacacattttttaaaaaactaaccCAAATGGACACTAAGTACCTTTATGCGTGAATTTGGACTCGTGTTATTGAAAGTGCTGCATTATATGCTCCCAGTTGGAATTTTGTAGTGGGTTTATTAGCATGCTTGAatctttaattcttttgaagatactttttattaatttgtttgcaAGTCTCTAATGCCCTCATGAACTTGAGCACTTGTGTTTTGCTttttggggagagagagagagtggggGGGGGGAGACTGtgcctttttttatttggtattcTTTTGCAGTGAAGTTCTTAGTAGGACTTTTCTACCagtcattaatttttttaatcccttatattttgtgtggatttcaaGTTTCTTTCAACTTGCTGATATACTTTTCTCAATTTGTCATCAGGATGGTGTCATTCTGGGGGCAGACACAAGAGCCACTGAAGGACCTATTGTTTGTGATAAGAATTGTGAGAAAATTCATTATATGGCACCTAATATTTATTGCTGCGGAGCAGGAACAGCTGCTGATACAGAGGCTGTAACAGGTATCTTTGAGTTATAAGAAAATGTAGCCTGTACTTGTTTTTTATGCTTCTGCTATACATTTATTTCTATGTGAAAACCGTAATCCTGCTGTCTATCCAactctttttcagtttttatagTTATCTTATACTTTGTTTTCCTTGCTTTTTGTCTTTTCTAGACATGGTCAGTTCTCAGCTGCAACTACATCGGTATCATACTGGTCGAGAATCTAGGGTTGTCACTGCTCTTACTCTTTTAAAGTCTCACCTTTTCAAGTAAGCACATTTTCTATTGACATTGTCCTCAGCAATATAGCTCTATACTTTTTCGTTGATGATAAGGACAAGGAGGTCTAATTTCTTCAAGACTTGTTCAGATACCAAGGTCATGTTCAAGCTGCTTTGGTGCTTGGTGGAGTTGATGCTAATGGACCACATTTGCACACTGTGAGTTGGGTTCAATTCATTAACATTTGAACATATATTGTTTTCTTGTTCTTCATGATACTGATTTTAGTTTTGGAATTTATTTCATTGCACAGATCTACCCTCATGGGTCAACAGACACCTTGCCATTTGCTACAATGGGTTCTGGTTCCCTTGCTGCAATGTCTGTTTTTGAGTCGAAGTACCGTGAAGGGCTGACAGTAAGCTAGTCCATTGTCTCTGCTATATGATTGGAAGTGCTTTTACCATCAACTTTGGTGTATCTAACCTCTGCGGAATTAAGTCAAAAATACTTTTTTCTGTCATCACTAAACAAAACTAGAACATGACTTAGTCTACTTTGCAAAAGATTCTTCTAGTTTGGTTGTAGTTGTGTTTTCTGAAATGAAGTTCATTGTTCTAATAATCAGGTGCTGGTATTTTGTTGTTGGAGATTATTTAATGTTTCTGTGGATAATGATTTTCAAATACAATTTTCTAcagaaagaagaaggaataaaattggtgtgtgaGGCTATTTGCTCTGGCATATTCAATGACTTAGGAAGTGGAAGCAATGTAGATGTTTGTGTGATAACTAAGGTTTGTggtttaattttcctttttgtttgaatttttttatctcttaaCCTAGACCAGTGTCACTAACTGATTTTAATTATGCTTGTTTGTCTAGGGACAAAAAGAGTACTTGAGAAACCACCAGTTACCAAATCCTCGCACCTATGTCAGTTCCAAAGGATTTTCATTTCCCAAGAAGACTGGTTAGTAATTCTATCCTAAGAATCATTAGCCGTCTGGAAGTTAATTGATTTATATGCTCTATCTATTGATGAATGAAGCTAACTTTGGATGGTTTAAAGTATTAATTGGTTATagtaaatttgtaaatttaattcttagttATTTGCACTTTGTTTggtttatattaaattttcctCTCCTTGATTGGGTAAAGTTTTTCACTTGTTTTCTGGGCCCAATATAAATTTCCTTCGAATATAGATTGGATTTGAAGAAATAGATTCAGTCGCAAGTTGAACCCAACAATTAGCCAAGTCAATGGAGAATAAATGAAATGTCACAAGCTCCTTTTGTTATGtacttattttctgtttctttctccttttagcAAAGAAGCAATGCAGTGTCATTTTACTGTTTCTGATTTTCACTTAaccatttcttaaaaaattcagCAGAAGTTATGACACTTTGCGGACTTTGGTGTCTCCGCTAATGACAATTATTTGAATGCAGTTAATTGTTACAATAATATTTAGGATGTATGAAAGGTTTGTGACTATGGCAAGTGTGCCTAATTGTGTTAAATGATTACCAATTTATTCGCTGATTCATTTTATATACTATTCTTTCGTTTCTATTCAAGAAGATGCATCAGGCAAGGAAGATCAATACTATCTATGTTCTGCATGCAAATTGATGCATCCATGAGTTATTGATCATCTGATACCATCAAATTTTCATGGTTGCAGAGGTTCTATTGACAAGGATCACGCCATTGAAAGAAATGGTGGAAGTGATTGAAGGAGGAGATACTATGGAAGAATAAGATTTTTGATTCAACTCCATGTTGCAATTTGAATGAATTTCTATTATACTTCCTTTGCTTTAGATCTCTTTGTGTAGAGTGATTTGAATGAACTGTTTCAGGTCTAATggtcaatttcaaactttggtCTATTATGTTTGGCAGATTCAAGCTGGAAATCATAGTGAGTGCCTTAAATCTTGTGACATgccttaaatttttaaattttaaaaattacttgaGGTTTAAAGGTACGAGTATTTTGAAATTGAGAAAGACACACAAATGACAATTAACAATTAACCTTCTTAAAAGTTAACCTTCCTGTAACAATTAACAATTAACCTTCTTCAAGTTAACCATCATGTCTCTTCTCTAATAGGTAATTTCCCGTAAAACGTGAGACCttcttaaagtttttttttttttttgggtgaaaaaccTTCTTACAGTTTAGTGTAACAGTTAACCTTTCTTTGGTATTGTGTTAGGTGTAAACCATTGATTATGTTACACTTAACCCTCGGGCGCTTTTGAGTGTAACACAAAACTCTTCCTCTAGGAGTAATTTTAGTTATCTAAGAGGTTTAGAGTTATATTTGTCATTTCAATGGATATTGGGGTAGGGTagaattagggaaaaaaaaattgattggtttCCTGTGAGTAGTCAATGCATTACCCATTTAACGCCTATTTAATTACGTGGGTTAGAACTTAAATATAATGGACGGCTTAAGGATTAAGTTCTTCTAGAGCTTTTAGGGTATTTCCTAAAGATCCATGAGGTTTTGGGTTCAAAGCTACTAGTCACCTTGGGGTTACCCCTAAAGATTTCTCAAAAAAGATGCACGGACTTCAAGTACATTCTAGAAAATCTTGAAGCTAAGCTAATGGATTGGAGGAGTAAGACACTATGTTGGGTTGGGAGAGGTAGACTTATCAACTCAGTTATTCAAGCCATCCCAAATTATGTCATGTCTTTTTGTAGCATACTTGCCAAAACCTGAAATAAAATGGATGCTCTTGCTCACAAATTTTGGTGGAAACCAAATGGCTTCGAAGGTAGATTCCTCACTCTTTTAGCATGGGATAACCTTTGTAAACCAAAGTGCAAAGGTGGactaggttttaaaaaaaaccaaggaCATCAACAATGCGTTTCTTGCCAAGCTCACTTGAATGATTGCCTCTAAAAGAGACAGTTTGTGTATGTCGATCTTGAGAGCAAAGTACAAGGTAAGACAAGACTGGCTCTATAAACTCCCACCCAAGACCGCTTCTCCTGTTTGGTAAGCCATTGAAAGCGCAAAGAAATTTATAGCCAAGAGTGCATGCTATCTTATTGGGGATGGAGCATCAATCAACTTTTGGACTAACCCTTGGGTGCCATGGCTATAGAACTTCACCCCAATCCCCAGATTGCAAGCAGATACAGACAAGTTCATTTGCACTGACCCTTGAAAGGAAAGCTTAATACATGAGTTGTTTGAGCCACATTCTGCCCAAGCCATCCTCTCCCTCCCAATCCCAATCAAGCCTAAGAAAGATAAACTCATTTGGGTACCAAACTCAAGAGGTATTTTCTCAGTGAAATCAGCATACCAGATAAGCCGCATCACTGACACTCAATCCAAAGTGTTGTGGAAAATCAAAGCTTCCAAAAGGATCGAGACCCTTCTATGAAGGATTGGAGGATAGCAACCAATTCTCTGCCCACAAGATATAATCTAAGCCATAGGGTTCACATGCTTTAGTTGATAATTGCACAGCATATAATCCCAATAATTAATTTGAAGAATTTACACAGGCAATCAGCTCCAGTATACTAACCTGAGCTTCTTTAATCAAATAACAACcgttgaaatttatttatatgcaaTTTCCTGTGGACTAATATTTGTGAGCATGCTCAGAATTGAGAAACTCCACAATTTcaatcctattttttttttttttttttaatataaatagcGAATCCCTTCCCTTGCTTGTTGCTCTAATGTTGATCTCAAAAACTTCCATACGAAATCCTTAACAGTCAAAGCCGAGATCAAGTCTAATTGAATGTTTTTGCGGAACTTGAACTTCTTGTGCTGTCAACAAGCTTGAACCATTGGCTCCCTGGGTCACACGTGTCATCTCTGCTCAAGCATTTGCATGAATTTGTGACAATGCTATTGTCGGAGTCTACATCTAGGCAAGCAGTAGAACCATCGTTAACCTTTGATGAGAGATACATTTTAGAATCTGAGATGGTTTGCCATTTTGAATTAGAGCCTGTGCAAATTATACCAAGCTTTGCTGGCTTTCCCAATTCAATTGCTTGCAAGCAGAAATATGTTCCCTTTAACGTTAAAGTTTTCTGGGGTGTGTAGCTCCAGGCTTCAGACTCAGTGCAAGCACCCAATCTCAATGGTTCAGTTAATGATTTTCTTAGGACACAGAGACCAGTTGATGGATGGAAAAtcaccttgtgtagattggcTTCTGATAGTCCTGGTCCTGCAAGTCTCATAAGCATTATTACTCTCTTACTATTGAATATCTAACTAGTAAATAAACAGGAAAAAAACAAGGACAAAGTTGTTTCTAAACTGATTTGAACCTACCTTTTctaacttgtaatgtaatgatTTATATGATTATTAATGTGTATTATTAAACAAGTCAAATGACTCTTTAAAAAAGTCATCTGACtaaaacaacaaataaatgatCTCTTTAATCGTCACGAGTCGAAGCAAGATGAATCTAAACCGATTTGGGGTCAAACTTAAAAAGAGCAGGAAAACTGGAATAAAGTTATACCTCGAAAAGGAGATTGGAGAGAAGAGATCCTTTGCAAGAAGGTTAAATTTCGGGTCTCAGTCCAATTCATGTTAAGCAGTCCATGGTACTCATTTAACCCAATTACCCCATCTCTCAAATAAAAACTCCAATCCAGGTCAAGTTCAGCTGCAATAGCCAAGAAGCAATTCATATAACTGATGTCATTCACATTATTGGTTCCTCTTTGGTCCATTTCAAACTCGCTCACTAACAATGGCCAACCTTGGTCCAACAAAAATCCCGAGATTCTCATAAAATTATCCGCCTCTCTCCCACATACTTGATTTGGGTTGCCAGATTTCCATGCCTTTCCATCTGAGAACCCATTCCAGTTCACCTCATATACTAGCTTTCTAGTGAATGTGAGGTTTACTTGTTGATTACGGAAAAATGACAAGTCTTTGTCATAACTCAAGCCAGAGAGAATGACaagaatgtctggatttgctaAATGCACTGCTTCAGCTCCTTTTTGCATGTGCCTGGTTCATTTCATTTACAAAACTGAAATTAGAATCATGTAGCCATGTAATGTATCTTTCATGTGAATCTAGATGTGTGGTTATTGTGTAGGCTAGGTCCAATGAAGTTCAGTTTTTAAAGACCATCCTGCAAAGCCAAATCTTATTTGTACCTGTACCAATCATTTACGTTTTGTCTGGGGCCTTGGAGCTCATTCCTCAAGCTCATGCCAACCACATTGGAGACACCATTAAAGATGGTGGCCATCCTACTTAGTCCCTTAATCCAGAGATCTGCACTGAAATACTGATCACCGGGCTTGCTGATGTTATTTTCCAATATGACCTTCACATTGTTAGCCCCTAGGCTAGATACAACAGCCTGAGATATAAATTGTGTCAAACATTGAAGTGGGTAAACTTGTATTTGTAACTAAttatgtgaaaatatatatatatatatatatatatacacacacacatacacacacatagatATATAGAAAAGTTAACAGATGTCTTAAGGacattgatttaaaaaatatttttagaaactttttatgacaaaagaaaaaagtaagtgattatttttatagcattttatatttctcataaaagtaatatcaaaagttttctaaaattgtccattaacaaatgccctagGGGCAACCAATTGAccggatatatatatatatatatatatatatatataaaagactttgattaatttatacattgatatgatcTAACCTATTGTTAAACTATATTTTAAAGACTacgttcttcatgttctttacATGCATGCTAAAGttcttattaaaattaaaaaaaaaaaaaaaaaaaaaaaaaaaacaacaaccatGCTTAAGTTCATATCAATAGGATGTTTTCAATTCATATATGTATGTTTTGTGTATCattttaaagtaaataaataaacttggAACTTAAGCATTGTATAGATAAGTTAATTATattttgatcctttttttttctttttttcttttttatgttttacaAAGCATTGCgcaaataaagaaataatacaatcatgtcaaaaaattacatccaataattttttttttttttgataagtacatCCAATAAAATCTATTTAATAATCTAACGTTGAAAAGTTAGGTGCAATTTCAAACTAACTTTCTCTCTTTGaaaattgttagttttttttgttgttattttaacATTGTCatataaactttttaaaactccCTTTTTTTCATGccatcatattatatatatatatatatatatatatatatatatatcgacttaataaattttcaattttttttttaaaaagcaatcaataaatttatttattataacatTTTTGTGGGACCAATCACATAAGTTAGCATGTCAATTTATAAATGAAAGTGGAAAAAGACAAATGTATGCAATGGTAGCCATTGAAAAGTTATCATGGAGCAAATTGAAAAGTCTCATTTCTGTTAAGCCATTGGAGaagagtgagaaaaaaaaaaagttttccccTTCAACAAGTAGCTAATGCCTAATGGGGGAGGGGATTTAAAAGGGCcagtctaatatatatatatatatatatatataatatgacaTCCTTTGACTCTTTTAAACTCCCTCTAAGACTGTTACATAAAATTTAGgaagactatttttttttaagtcatcattctaatatatatatatatatatatatattgttttgatttttagagttacaacttacaaaaacatcaaattatattaatttaaatgcaGTTTTATGACTAAAGCATCCTAAAACACTAAACATATCCTAAATTACGTTTGATCTTCTATAAGTGATTGTGTTTGGACTCGTGAAGCAAATTCAGAAAggataacaataataattattcttataataatagaaataacCAAAGGTCTTATAATAATAGCAGAAGCAAAAGTTTCATTGGGCAGGACCTGCAGGTCACGTTGACCACAAAGTCCACACCTTCCATGCTGAGTATATTGTAGATCAAACCAAACCCATGACCATGAAGAAGCCTAACGTAATTAATTCCCATGTTCTGCTTAGGatctatttatattaaaaacgacacaacccaaaaaataagaatGCTTGCCCAGTttaaaaaatctagaaaaaaaaaaaggaaaaggtatTTTACCTGGTAAGCTTTTATGAGGGGAAGATCTATGATGGAAGGGTTGTTGGCTTGGATTCCGGCAATGGATTCAGACAGCCCAAGACTTTGACAGGACTGTCTTACAGTGAGAGAAGCCAGTGAGTCATTGGTGACCGAGAAAAGAGGCCAAGTG
This genomic stretch from Quercus lobata isolate SW786 chromosome 3, ValleyOak3.0 Primary Assembly, whole genome shotgun sequence harbors:
- the LOC115979502 gene encoding proteasome subunit beta type-7-A-like isoform X1; this translates as MLSKKGVPPPSYRKTGTTIVGLIFQVAVEAPPKGGFSFDLCRRNGMLSKNGVPPPSYRKTGTTIVGLIFQDGVILGADTRATEGPIVCDKNCEKIHYMAPNIYCCGAGTAADTEAVTDMVSSQLQLHRYHTGRESRVVTALTLLKSHLFKYQGHVQAALVLGGVDANGPHLHTIYPHGSTDTLPFATMGSGSLAAMSVFESKYREGLTKEEGIKLVCEAICSGIFNDLGSGSNVDVCVITKGQKEYLRNHQLPNPRTYVSSKGFSFPKKTEVLLTRITPLKEMVEVIEGGDTMEE
- the LOC115979502 gene encoding proteasome subunit beta type-7-A-like isoform X2, translated to MSQVAVEAPPKGGFSFDLCRRNGMLSKNGVPPPSYRKTGTTIVGLIFQDGVILGADTRATEGPIVCDKNCEKIHYMAPNIYCCGAGTAADTEAVTDMVSSQLQLHRYHTGRESRVVTALTLLKSHLFKYQGHVQAALVLGGVDANGPHLHTIYPHGSTDTLPFATMGSGSLAAMSVFESKYREGLTKEEGIKLVCEAICSGIFNDLGSGSNVDVCVITKGQKEYLRNHQLPNPRTYVSSKGFSFPKKTEVLLTRITPLKEMVEVIEGGDTMEE
- the LOC115979502 gene encoding proteasome subunit beta type-7-A-like isoform X3, producing the protein MLSKNGVPPPSYRKTGTTIVGLIFQDGVILGADTRATEGPIVCDKNCEKIHYMAPNIYCCGAGTAADTEAVTDMVSSQLQLHRYHTGRESRVVTALTLLKSHLFKYQGHVQAALVLGGVDANGPHLHTIYPHGSTDTLPFATMGSGSLAAMSVFESKYREGLTKEEGIKLVCEAICSGIFNDLGSGSNVDVCVITKGQKEYLRNHQLPNPRTYVSSKGFSFPKKTEVLLTRITPLKEMVEVIEGGDTMEE
- the LOC115979030 gene encoding glycosyl hydrolase 5 family protein-like: MGRFFFFFLLSLLVILPTAIPQTHSKPVMALPLYTNSRWIVDEGGQRVKLACVNWVSHLEPMVTDGLSKQPMDAISKKIASMGFNCVRLTWPLFSVTNDSLASLTVRQSCQSLGLSESIAGIQANNPSIIDLPLIKAYQAVVSSLGANNVKVILENNISKPGDQYFSADLWIKGLSRMATIFNGVSNVVGMSLRNELQGPRQNVNDWYRHMQKGAEAVHLANPDILVILSGLSYDKDLSFFRNQQVNLTFTRKLVYEVNWNGFSDGKAWKSGNPNQVCGREADNFMRISGFLLDQGWPLLVSEFEMDQRGTNNVNDISYMNCFLAIAAELDLDWSFYLRDGVIGLNEYHGLLNMNWTETRNLTFLQRISSLQSPFRGPGLSEANLHKVIFHPSTGLCVLRKSLTEPLRLGACTESEAWSYTPQKTLTLKGTYFCLQAIELGKPAKLGIICTGSNSKWQTISDSKMYLSSKVNDGSTACLDVDSDNSIVTNSCKCLSRDDTCDPGSQWFKLVDSTRSSSSAKTFN